The window GTTCCAGGTTGACCAGCATCTTCGCGACGGTGGACTTGCCGCAGCCCGACTCCCCGACGATGCCGAGCGTCTCGCCGGCGGCGAGGTCGAAGGAGACGCCGTCGACGGCCTTGACGGCGCCGATCCTCTTCTTGAAGAGGACGCCCCGGGTCAGCGGGTAGTGCTTGACCAGGTCCCGCACTTCCAGGATGGGTTCAGGCACCGATGCACTCCTTCCAGAAGAAGCACGCGCTGGTGCGGTCCGGGGCGACGTCGGCGAGCGGCGGCACCTCGGCCCGGCAGGCCGGCCGGGCCATCGGGCAGCGGGGGTTGAAGGCGCAACCGGGCGGGATGGCGAGCAGGTTGGGCGGCAGCCCCTTGATCGCGTAGAGCTCCTGGCCCTTCTGGTCCAGGCGCGGGATCGAGTCCAGCAGGCCGCGGGTGTACGGGTGCGCGGGGCGCCGGTAGATCTCGTGGACGGGGGCCGCCTCGACGATCCGGCCCGCATACATGACGGCGATCTTGTCGGCGACGTCGGCGACGACGCCGAGGTCGTGGGTGATCAGGATGAGGCCCATGTTCAGCTCGCGCTGGAGCTCGGCGAGCAGGTCCATGACCTGGGCCTGGACGGTGACGTCCAGGGCGGTGGTCGGCTCGTCGGCGATGATCAGGGAGGGTTCGAGGGCCAGCGCCATCGCGATCATGATGCGTTGGCGCATGCCGCCGGAGAACTGGTGCGGGTAGTCCCCCACCCGCTGCCGGGCGGCGGGGATCCGCACCCGGTCCATCAGCTCGATCGCTCTGGCCTTGGCGTCCTTGCGGGACATCCCGCGGTGGACCTCGTACATCTCGCCGAGCTGCGCGCCCACGCTGAGGACGGGGTTCAGGGAGGACAGGGCGTCCTGGAAGATCATGGCCATCTCGGCGCCGCGGATCTTCCGGCGTGCCTCCTCCTTGGTCTTCAGGAGGTCCTTGCCCTTGAACAGGATCTCGCCGTGGGAGATCCTGCCCGGCGGCACGTCCAGGATGCCCATGACGGCCTGGGCGGTGACGGACTTGCCGGAGCCGGACTCGCCGAGCACGGCGAGGGTCTCGCCCTCGTCGACCGAGTAGCTGACGCCGTTGACGGCCTTGGCGACTCCGTCCCGCGTGTGGAACTCCACGTGGAGGTCGCGGACTTCGAGCAGCATGGTGCCCACTCCTCAGCGCAGCTTGGGGTCGAGGGCGTCGCGCACCGCGTCGCCGAGCATGATGAAGGCGAGCACGGTGATGCTCAGCGCGCCGGCCGGATAGAGCAGCATGTGCGGGGCGTTGCGGATCTGGGAGGCGGCGTTGGAGATGTCGATCCCCCAGGAGACCGTCGGGGGGCGCAGGCCGACGCCGAGGAACGACAGGGTGGCCTCCAGGGCGATGTAGGTGCCCAGGGCGATGGTGGCGACGACGATGACGGGCGCGACGGCGTTGGGCGCCACGTGCCGCAGCATCATCCGGCCGTTGCCGGCGCCGAGGGCGCGGGCGGCCTGGACGTAGTCGTTCTGTTTGGCGGTGATCACCGAGCCGCGGGCGATGCGGGCGATCTGCGGCCAGCCGAGCAGCACGATGAAGCCGACCACGGGCCAGACGGTGGTGCTGGTGACCACGGACAGGAAGACCAGGCCGCCGAGGACGACCGGGATGCCGAAGAAGATGTCCGCGACCCGGGAGAGCAGCGAGTCGCCCCAGCCGCCGAAGAAGCCGGCGAGCCCGCCGAGCAGGGAGCCGAGCAGGGCGGCTCCGAGGGTGGCGCAGATGCCGACCGTGATGGAGGCGCGGGCCCCGTAGACGGTGCGGGTGTAGACGTCGCAGCCCTGGGTGTCGTAGCCGAAGGGGTGGCCGGGCGAGGCGCCCTGTTGGGACTTCGACAGTTCGCAGTGCAGCGGGTCGCCGCTCGCGATGAGCTGCGGCCAGATCGAGATGATCACGAGGAAGAGGATCAGCAGCGAGGAGACGATGAAGACGGGGTTGCGACGCAGCTGGTACCAGGCGTCGGACCACAGGGAGCGGGCCTTCTCCCCCGGGCCGGAGGGTGCGTCGCCGAGGGGCTTCTCCAGGCTCTCGGCTTCCTCCAGCGCGAGATCCATGGGTCCGCCCTGTCCGGTCGGGGCGATGGCTTCCCCCTCTCCGGGTTGCAGCGGGTCGTAGGCGGCGTGGTCCGGCTCATGCATAACGGATCCTCGGGTCCAGGACCGCGTAGAGCAGGTCGACGAGCAGGTTCGCCAGGAGGAAGACGATGACGAGGATGGTCACGAAGCCGACCACCGTCGGGGAGTTGTTGCGCAGGATGCCCTGGTAGAGCTGGTAGCCGACGCCGTGGATGTTGAAGATCCGCTCGGTGACGATGGCGCCGCCCATGAGGGCGCCGATGTCGGTGCCGATGAAGGTGACCACGGGGATCAGCGAGTTGCGCAGCAGGTGCCGGGTGATGACCCGGCGGCGCGGCAGTCCCTTGGCGACTGCGGTGCGGACGTAGTCGGCCTTGACGTTCTCCGCGATGGAGGTGCGCGAGAGCCGGGTGACGTACGCGAGGGAGACCAGCGCGAGCACGATGCCGGGAAGGATCAGCTCCCCGAAGGCGACCTCCCCGGAGACGGTGGGCCGGACCCAGCCCCATTTGACGCCGAAGAGGAACTG of the Streptomyces sp. NBC_01426 genome contains:
- a CDS encoding ABC transporter ATP-binding protein, translated to MLLEVRDLHVEFHTRDGVAKAVNGVSYSVDEGETLAVLGESGSGKSVTAQAVMGILDVPPGRISHGEILFKGKDLLKTKEEARRKIRGAEMAMIFQDALSSLNPVLSVGAQLGEMYEVHRGMSRKDAKARAIELMDRVRIPAARQRVGDYPHQFSGGMRQRIMIAMALALEPSLIIADEPTTALDVTVQAQVMDLLAELQRELNMGLILITHDLGVVADVADKIAVMYAGRIVEAAPVHEIYRRPAHPYTRGLLDSIPRLDQKGQELYAIKGLPPNLLAIPPGCAFNPRCPMARPACRAEVPPLADVAPDRTSACFFWKECIGA
- a CDS encoding ABC transporter permease — protein: MHEPDHAAYDPLQPGEGEAIAPTGQGGPMDLALEEAESLEKPLGDAPSGPGEKARSLWSDAWYQLRRNPVFIVSSLLILFLVIISIWPQLIASGDPLHCELSKSQQGASPGHPFGYDTQGCDVYTRTVYGARASITVGICATLGAALLGSLLGGLAGFFGGWGDSLLSRVADIFFGIPVVLGGLVFLSVVTSTTVWPVVGFIVLLGWPQIARIARGSVITAKQNDYVQAARALGAGNGRMMLRHVAPNAVAPVIVVATIALGTYIALEATLSFLGVGLRPPTVSWGIDISNAASQIRNAPHMLLYPAGALSITVLAFIMLGDAVRDALDPKLR
- a CDS encoding ABC transporter permease — translated: MGRYVIRRLLQMIPVFIGSTFLIFFMVYALGDPVAALFGDKAPDPATAARIRKDLYLDQPLWKQYLHYMGQIFQGDFGTAFNGQPVTELMASAFPVTLRLTMVAIVFEVIVGITLGVISGLRRGRTIDTTVLVLTLVVISVPTFVTGYLLQFLFGVKWGWVRPTVSGEVAFGELILPGIVLALVSLAYVTRLSRTSIAENVKADYVRTAVAKGLPRRRVITRHLLRNSLIPVVTFIGTDIGALMGGAIVTERIFNIHGVGYQLYQGILRNNSPTVVGFVTILVIVFLLANLLVDLLYAVLDPRIRYA